In Desulfuromonas sp. KJ2020, a single window of DNA contains:
- a CDS encoding aminopeptidase: MKKHSFLFLLLAVAVMTMLLNSCTEIPYMVHCAKGHLQLLSKRQPVEKVLNDPGCQPQLKHQLETSQLIRDFASRELLLPDNGSYRSYADLERPYAVWNVVAAPEFSLTPVQWCFPFAGCVSYRGYYTQEKARRFAEKLQEQGKDVYLYGVAAYSTLNWFDDPLLNTFSNDPAPDLAGLIFHELAHQLLYIKGDSFFNEAFAQTVERAGVLRWLDTYGTVEEQAWHANRSRREEDFLALIGQTRQELVDLYGAGLPEAAMRQGKEDILKTLRHRYEELRQAWGGYRGYDRWFEKDLNNARFVSIDTYRRYVPAFEALLRRSGGDLRQFYALSRRLSELPQADRSVRLEALLKEAGEGEVLAAAP; this comes from the coding sequence ATGAAGAAGCACTCCTTTCTTTTCCTCTTACTCGCTGTCGCCGTGATGACTATGCTGCTCAATTCGTGCACGGAAATCCCCTACATGGTCCATTGCGCCAAAGGCCACCTCCAGCTGTTGTCCAAGCGGCAACCGGTGGAAAAGGTGCTTAACGATCCCGGCTGTCAGCCCCAGCTTAAACATCAACTGGAAACCAGTCAGCTTATTCGGGATTTCGCCAGCCGCGAGCTTTTGCTACCGGATAATGGCAGCTACCGTTCCTATGCTGACCTTGAGCGACCCTATGCCGTCTGGAATGTCGTGGCGGCGCCCGAATTCTCGCTGACGCCGGTGCAATGGTGTTTTCCCTTCGCGGGCTGTGTCTCCTATCGAGGCTATTACACTCAGGAGAAAGCCCGGAGGTTCGCCGAAAAGCTGCAAGAACAGGGGAAGGATGTCTATCTCTACGGGGTGGCAGCCTACTCGACCTTAAACTGGTTTGACGACCCGCTGCTCAATACCTTCTCCAACGATCCTGCTCCCGACCTGGCGGGGCTTATCTTCCATGAACTGGCTCACCAGCTTCTGTACATCAAAGGGGACAGCTTCTTTAACGAAGCCTTTGCCCAAACGGTGGAAAGGGCAGGGGTGCTGCGCTGGCTCGACACCTATGGCACCGTGGAGGAACAGGCATGGCACGCCAACAGATCCCGGCGGGAAGAGGACTTTCTGGCTCTGATCGGGCAGACCAGGCAGGAATTGGTGGACCTTTATGGCGCCGGTCTTCCCGAGGCGGCTATGCGGCAAGGCAAGGAGGATATCCTGAAAACCCTGCGCCATCGTTACGAAGAGTTGCGGCAGGCCTGGGGAGGCTACCGGGGATATGACCGCTGGTTCGAGAAAGATCTCAACAATGCCCGCTTTGTTTCTATCGACACCTACCGCCGTTATGTGCCGGCCTTTGAGGCCCTGCTGCGGCGCAGTGGCGGAGATTTGCGACAGTTCTACGCGTTAAGCCGCCGCCTATCCGAACTTCCCCAAGCAGACCGGAGTGTTCGCCTGGAGGCCCTGCTCAAGGAAGCGGGAGAGGGAGAGGTCCTTGCCGCTGCGCCCTAA
- a CDS encoding AMP-binding protein — MDTVNTLLDYSCRKYFKNVALRQKVAGIWQETTHAQLLDFSNQVAAGLQKRGMKAGFHAALLAPSSPQWVCSYLGILKAGGVAVPVDKELKSSELKHILSDCEAKLIFTSQSYLDMLLDLKLDLPHLEQIILIDASADKFLPNREALAAVDALVQEWRTLSEEFNLPSDKKTALEALANRAHQALTSNRAEESKVSAKIDIFSPLSHIKQHLLKKGKLLTFDELLVDTVPEPSPRQADDIAVILYTSGTTGRSKGAMLCHGNIVSNILSLQTAFGLDSTIHTLSFLPINHVFEQVCGVLLPLSVGGKISFAESLKKLGENLAEVKPTFFLGVPAVYRLFYDRILKMVEGNPLSKTLFNLPLTRTMVASKVRARLGGDTIFVSGGAALDPTIAQGFKNLGIQIYQGYGITETSPVISLESPGKTRIGTVGRPLQGVEVKINQPNDEGVGEIVVRGPNVMKGYFKNTTATDEVLQEGWYATGDLGKIDAEGYLSICGRVKNLIVTPNGKNVYPEEVENELLQSPYIAEVMVYGHKVDANAEEVHASIFPDQEAVDNYAREKGISPMSTEQVEKLIREEVLEAGKRLADYKRVKKFTVREDEFPKTTTRKIKRFAVEAQIAATE, encoded by the coding sequence GTGGACACAGTCAATACGCTTCTTGATTACAGCTGCCGTAAATACTTCAAGAATGTCGCCCTTCGCCAGAAGGTGGCCGGGATCTGGCAGGAAACGACCCATGCCCAACTCCTTGATTTCAGCAACCAGGTGGCCGCCGGCCTGCAGAAACGAGGTATGAAGGCGGGTTTTCACGCTGCCCTGCTGGCGCCTTCCTCACCCCAATGGGTCTGCTCCTACCTGGGAATCCTCAAGGCCGGCGGCGTCGCCGTTCCGGTCGACAAAGAATTGAAATCCTCCGAATTGAAACATATCCTTTCCGACTGCGAAGCGAAGTTGATCTTCACCTCACAGTCCTATCTTGACATGCTTCTTGATCTGAAGCTGGATCTGCCTCACCTAGAACAAATCATTCTCATTGATGCCAGTGCGGACAAGTTTCTGCCAAACAGGGAAGCCCTGGCGGCGGTGGACGCTCTGGTGCAGGAGTGGAGAACCCTGTCGGAAGAATTCAACCTGCCCAGCGACAAGAAGACGGCTCTTGAGGCGCTTGCCAACCGGGCCCATCAGGCCCTGACCAGCAATAGGGCCGAGGAGAGTAAGGTATCAGCAAAGATCGACATCTTCTCTCCCCTGAGCCATATCAAACAGCACCTGCTCAAAAAAGGCAAACTGCTTACCTTTGACGAACTTCTGGTCGATACGGTTCCCGAACCTTCACCACGGCAGGCCGACGATATCGCCGTCATTCTCTACACCTCAGGCACCACAGGGCGCTCCAAAGGCGCCATGCTCTGTCATGGCAACATTGTCTCCAATATCCTCTCCCTGCAAACCGCCTTCGGCCTCGACAGCACCATCCACACCCTCTCCTTCCTGCCCATCAACCATGTCTTCGAGCAGGTATGCGGCGTGCTGTTGCCACTCTCCGTCGGCGGCAAGATTTCCTTTGCCGAATCCCTCAAGAAACTGGGCGAGAACCTGGCCGAGGTCAAGCCGACCTTTTTCCTCGGTGTTCCCGCCGTTTATCGTCTGTTCTACGACCGCATCCTCAAGATGGTCGAAGGCAACCCGCTGTCCAAAACGCTCTTCAACCTGCCCCTGACCCGGACCATGGTGGCCAGCAAGGTCAGGGCCCGCCTCGGCGGTGACACCATCTTCGTCAGCGGCGGCGCGGCTCTCGACCCGACCATCGCCCAGGGCTTCAAAAACCTGGGGATACAAATCTATCAGGGCTATGGCATCACCGAGACATCCCCCGTCATTTCTCTGGAGTCACCGGGAAAAACCCGAATCGGTACGGTCGGGCGTCCGCTGCAGGGGGTTGAGGTGAAAATCAACCAACCCAATGACGAAGGGGTGGGTGAAATTGTCGTACGAGGCCCCAACGTCATGAAAGGCTATTTTAAGAACACCACGGCGACCGACGAGGTCTTACAAGAGGGCTGGTATGCGACCGGCGATCTCGGCAAGATTGACGCTGAAGGGTATCTGAGTATCTGTGGACGGGTCAAAAACCTGATTGTCACCCCCAACGGGAAAAACGTCTATCCCGAAGAGGTGGAAAACGAACTGCTGCAGAGTCCCTACATCGCCGAGGTCATGGTGTACGGACACAAGGTGGACGCCAACGCCGAAGAAGTTCACGCCAGCATCTTCCCCGATCAGGAGGCCGTGGACAATTACGCCCGCGAAAAGGGCATATCCCCCATGAGTACGGAACAGGTTGAAAAGCTGATTCGGGAAGAAGTCCTTGAGGCGGGCAAACGCCTGGCCGATTACAAGCGGGTTAAAAAATTCACGGTGCGCGAAGACGAGTTCCCCAAAACAACCACACGAAAAATCAAACGCTTTGCGGTGGAAGCGCAAATCGCCGCCACGGAATAG